The DNA region CTAGTAATTTAGTTAATCAGAAGATATGGGATACTTTGGTATGGCCTTATATAAAAGAAATCGCAGGACTTTTAATTGCTAAGGGTATTACACCTATTCTGCATATGGATGCCTGCTGGGACCGGGATATTGCGCGTTTCAAGGAACTGCCTGCCAGATCCGTAATTCTCAATACTGATGGAATGACCGACCTTCGCAAGGCCCGTAAAATTTTAGGTGATCACGCCGCTTTCTTGGGTGATGTACCCGTACAGATGCTGGCGATCTCATCAAAAGCGGAAGTCGAGGAATATATCCGCCGTCTTATCGGTGATATCGGCGCCCAGGGACTACTCCTTGCTCCCGGCTGTGACGCCCCATCAAACGCTAAGTTTGAAAACATGGCTGCTATTTACGAGCTGGCCAAAGAGTTTTAAGGCAAAGGAATAGGACGATATGATATTCATCGGTGAAAAGATAAACGGCACCAGAAAGATTGTACAACAGGCGGTGCTGGACCGTAACGCCGCCTACATTGCCGAAGCGGCTAAGGCCCAGGCGGAAGCAGGGGCGGATTACCTGGACATCAATGCGGGTACCTCCCCGGAGCGGGAAACCGCTGACATGCTCTGGCTCATTGATACGGTGCAGGCTGCAGTAGAGACCCCAATCTGTATTGACAGCTCTTCCCCAAAAACCCTGATAGCCGCCCTGGAACGGGTCAAAAGGACACCCCTGGTCAATTCGGTAAACGCCGACCCGGCCCGGCTTAACAGTTTCCTGCCCCTGATACGGGAGAAAAACTGCGCGGTCATCGCCCTGGCCATGGATGAATCAAAGTCCGGGATGCCTAAGGATAACGGTGAACGCCGGAAAAACATCGAAACCATTTTTACGGCCACCAGAGAAGCGGGTATACCTGACGACAGTGTTTTTGTGGACCCTCTTATCATGGCGGTGGCCACCGATCAGACCGCAGGAACCCAGGCCTTTGAGATGATCCGATGGATACGGGAAAGCTATGCCGAGGCTCACATTACCGGGGGGTTTAGCAATATTTCCTTCGGGCTTCCCAACCGTGCCTTGGTGAACCGGAGCTTCCTCAGTCTGGCCATAGCCTTTGGGGCGGACGCTGCGGTGATTGACCCATGCAGTGTTACTATCATAGAATCACTTAAAGCAACGGATATGCTGCTGGGTAAAGACCGGTTCTGCCGGAAATACACCATGGCTGCTAAAGAGGGGTTTGTCAGGAAATGACCTCAAATCTCTGACCGGATGAGTTAAAGAGTTATTTTAGAGGATGGTGATAAGTTATTCCCTATTTTGTTTTTTTGGAGGATTATCATATGAAGAAACTTGGCGTTATCGGTCTGGCAGGTCTGTTTTGCGTATGCCTGCTCCAGGGCGGGGCTACGATTTTAAGTCCTGCCGTTGCAGGTATTGCGGGAAATTTGAACCTTAATTCTGCTGTTGTTGCCCAGATAGTGACTCTGCCGGCAATTTTTGCGGTTCTTATCAATTTGTTAGTCGGCAGCCTTGCTGGCAGGATTATAAAATATAAGACGTTCCTGATTGTTTCTCTGCTGATTTCAATTGTCGGAGGGTCCTGTGCAGTATTTATTCCCACATGGCCCGTCATTCTGTTTTCACGAGCCTGTGTTGGTATTGGCGTCGGCGCCGCTTTTTCGCTTCCTCCTGCACTCATTCAGAAATTTTATTCCGGTGATCAGCAGCATAATTATCTTGGCATAGCCAATGCCTTTGGATCCGGAGGTGGTCTCATAATGATGTGGCTTGTTGGCCTTCTGGTTGACATTCAGTGGAATCTCGTTTTTATTGTGTATGTCATTGGAATATTCGGTTTTATTCTGGTACTGGTCGGTCTGCCCGAGCCGGAAAAAGCCGTTACTGTACCAAAAGAGCCTGGCGCTGTTAAAGCAAAAGTTAAGGTGAGTGCGCCAGTGATTTTTAACTGTGTATTGATATTCCTGGCATATACTTTGTGGGTTCCTGCCCTTGCACTTATTTCTAACGTGGTTATTGAACGGGGCCTTGGAACTGGCCTTCATGCGGGTACTGTAGCGATTATGTTCAATGTTTCTGCGCTTGTTTTATCATTTTTATTCGGAAAAATTTATAAAATATTTAAGAAGTTTCTTGTTGTAATCATACTTGCAGTAATTACCGTTGGTATGGCTTTAGTATATTATGCAAATAGTCTTTTTATGGCAGGCGCTGGAATGTTCTGTGTTGGCTCTGTTTTGCTTTTAATCCCTACTTTGCTGTCGGATAACGGTAAATACCTTGCCCCGGAAAGCATAACTGTGGTTACATCAATATTTATGATAGTTATGAACATAGGAAGGTTTGCTGCGGGTCCTTTTATGCAGATCTCGGCGGCCATCAACCCAACAATTCCTCTGGCCGGACTTTTTATGGCGATATTCGGCATGGGTGCGGCAACGGTGATATACCTCATTATAAGAATTTTGCAAAAAGATCCAATTGAGGCAAAGACAGTTTAAATTATTTTTAAAGGGGCAAAAAAAATAAAGTTCCGGAGAAGGCGTTATTTTTCTAAACAAATAGCGTTTTCTTCGGCTTTATTCAAATTATGAAACAGACCATCAAGATAGATATCATCTCCGGCTTCCTGGGTGCCGGGAAAACCACCCTGATCAACAAGCTGCTGGCCGAAGCCTATGCAGGTGAACGGGTTGCCCTGCTGGAAAACGAATTCGGAGAGATCGGTATTGACGGTGACCTGTTACAGGGCTCGGGCATTACGGTAAAGGAGCTTGCCAACGGCTGTATCTGCTGTACTTTGCAGGGAGATTTTGTCGACGGCATCAGGGAACTGGTGGAAACCTGTAATCCCGAGCGCATTATCATTGAACCCACGGGCTTGGCAAAACTTTTGGATATCATCGCTCCCTGTAAAAAAGCGGCTGAATCCCTTCCCCTGGAAATCAACCTGGTAGTATCACTGGTCAATGCAGCGTCCTATACCCCATTGATAAATGTGGGCGGGGAGTTTTTTACCAATCAGATTATTGACGCATGGTTTATCCTCATCAGCGCGGTACAGGACATACCGGATGACGACATGAGCCTTGCGGAAATTGTGGAATCTATACGCACCCTTAATGATAAAGCCCCGATTTTTACTGATCCCTGGGACACTACCGACGGCCTTACCCTGCTGACGGCGGCGGAACAAGCCGCCGTCATGGGGCAAGCTACCGCTGAGGAGCAGGCCGCTGTTAAGGCCGGGCAGGACCCGCATGAAGAATATCACCATGATCATGAACATGATAGTCATCACGACCATGTCCATGATCATAATCATGATACCAACGGTTTTTCCTCAGTCTCTTTCCACTTGAAATCTCCATGGACCGCAGAGAAAGTACAAGGACTGGCAGCTATTTTTAAAAGCGGTGAATGTGGCGAAGTTTTTCGGGCAAAAGGTTTACTGCCCACGGATAAAAAAAGGGCTCTCAAGTTTGACTATGTATATGGAACAGTAAAACTAATTGAAATTGACTTTCCGGGTGAAGGAAAACTGGTGATCATAGGACGGGACCTTAAAACGGACAGACTGGAAAGCTATTTAAAGGTATAGGAGGCTTTTTCTATGGATAACATACATATCCTGGCCTGTGAAACCCTCAAACCGGAACTCAGCCTGGTGATGTCTTCCCAGGGCTGCGACTATCCCATTGCATGGGTTGAATCGGGGAAGCACGCCTGGCCGGATAAGCTCCATGTGTGCATCCAGGAGACCCTTGACAAAATTCCTCCTACCTATAAGACCATACTTTTAGTGTTCGGTTTCTGCGGAAACGCCATGGTGGGTATTAAGGCCGGTGAACACCAGTTGGTACTGCCCCGGGCGTCCGATTGTATTCCTATTTTTCTGGGTTCTCAGAAAAAACGGGAAGAGTACGGCGCGGCCACTTATTTTTTTACCGAAGGGTATCTCAATTCGGAGACCAATGTTGCCACCGAGCATATCCAGTATATAAAAAAATATGGTGAAGAAAAGGCGCTCATGGTTACAAGAATGATGATGGAGCATTATAAGCAAATTGCCATCATAGACACCGGCGCTTTTAATCCTGAGGATGTGGTTCGCAAGGTTGAGCCCTTTGCTAAAATCATCGATACGCCGCTTTCCATAATCTCCGGGAATTTACGGCTTATCGACGCGCTTCTGGCGGGAAATTGGGATACCGGCGAATTCCTCATTGTTCCCCCAAAGGGCGTCATCAGTTTTGAGGATTCCTTTTTTAAATAAGGCACCCCGCCTGTTGACTGATTGCAAATTCCAGGGTTTGCCTCTATACTGGAGAAAGAGGTAGAACCATGCCGCTTGCCAAAGAAGAGACCTATTATACCTACGCCGATTACCTGGAATGGGATGAGGGCGTCCGGTGCGAAATTATCGACGGGGAAGCTTTTATGATGGCCCCCCCTACCCGTATGCACCAGGGAATCAGCGGGGAATTGTTTGTCAAAATCAAAAATTTTTTGGTCGGGAAACCCTGTAAGGTATATTCAGCGCCTTTCGGGGTCCGTTTGAACCCGAAAAAGGACAACAGCGACGATACTGTTCTGGAACCGGATATCTCGGTGATCTGCGATCCTTCAAAACTGGATGACCGGGGCTGCAACGGGGCTCCGGATCTGGTGATAGAGGTACTTTCCCCTTCCACCGCCCGGCATGATCGGGTTGTGAAATTCCGCAAGTACCAGGAAGCGGGGGTCCGGGAATACTGGACTGTGGACCCGGACACAAAATCTGTGCAGGTGTTTACCCTTAATGATGGGCAGTATATCGTCTCCACTTACGACGATACCGACATGGCGCCCATCTCTGTCCTGCCGGGCTGCGAGATTAAGCTGGGGGATGTGTTCGCCGAATAGCCCATTAAACCCCGGCGTTATTACCGGCGTTCCCTTCGCTCCCATCAGGTTCTCTGGTTTTTAGCCCGTACCTGGATACCCGCAATGCCATGACCCGTCCTGATATGCCTAAATTTCCGGCTGCCCTGGTGATGTTTCCCCGGGTCCACCGTAGTTCTTCTTCAATCAGTTCCTTCTCTACCCGTTCCAGGACTTCCTTCAGGGTTTGCCGGCCTTCGCTGTGACCGGCCTGTTTTTTCTGTAAACTTGGGGGCAGATGGTAACTGTGGATGGTTCCATCGGTAGACAGAATAACTGCTCGCTCAATACAGTTTTCCAGTTCCCGGACATTGCCGGGCCAGGAATAACTGGTCATTAAATTAATTGCACCGGGGGAAATATTGTGGATCTTCTTATTATGTCCGGCGGAGAATTTTTCTACGAAGTGATCCGCTAAGAGCATAACGTCCGTTTTCCGTTCCCGCAAAGGCGGGACAACCAGGGGGAAGACGCTGAGCCGGTAGTAAAGATCCTCCCGAAACTTCCCCTCCCGAATCAGTTTGGTCAAATCCCGGTTGGTGGCGGCAATGACCCTAATATCCACCTTGATAGTTTGGGCGCCCCCGATACGTTCAAATTCCCGTTCCTGGAGAACCCGGAGAAATTTTATCTGAGCCGCCGGGGGCATTTCCCCGATTTCGTCCAGGAATATGGTGCCGCAGTGGGCCTGCTCAAAATAGCCCTTGTGCTGGTTGATGGCCCCGGTGAAGGAACCCCTCTCATGGCCGAAGAGAGCGCTTTCGATAAGGTTTTCCGGGATAGCGGCGCAGTTCAGTTTTACGAAGGGCTTATTCACCCGGGGGGAGGCGTAGTGAATGGCGTTGGCTATCCGTTCTTTGCCGACTCCGCTTTCACCCAATAGTAAAACTGTGGCGGTAGTTCCGCTGACCTGTTCCATCTGCTGGTACAGGAGCCGCATGATCTTTGAATTGCCCACCACATACTTGGGCCGATCATAATGGGTCTCCAGCTCCTTGCGTAGCAATTTTTGTAAGCGTAGGTTTTCCGCCTTGAGGTTCTCCATCTCCTCATACTTGAGCTGACGGATACGGACTATCTGGCTAATGGAGGCCGCAACGATGGTGAGTATACATAGCTCGTGGTCCAGGCCGGTTTCAGTATAGGGAAGGTCAATCCCGATGGCGCCGATAACCTCGGCGCCGGTGTGGATGGGGACGCAGACAAAGGAGATGTCCCGGGTTTCGGCGTTTTTCCGGGCCCCGGTACGGTTGAGAAACCGGGGCTCGTCGGCGATCCGTTTAATGGTCACCGGGTTCCCGGTCTCAATAACCTTGCCGGTGATGCCCTCTCCCAGACCATAGCGGCCTTTGAGTTTTTGGGAGCCGTCCAGCCCCCAGGCTTCGGCGGTGGCGATTTCCCCCTTGTTGCGGTTCAGGATGGTGATCATCCCCCGGATGGCGCCAAGACAGGTGGCGATACGATCCAGGATTAGTTTCAGGCTAGTCTCCATGGTTTCCGATTCCGAGAGAAGCTTGCTGATGTCAAAGAGCAGATGCAGCCCTTCCTGTTCACGCCGGCGGGCCGGGTGTTCATAGGAGGATGATTTCAAAGGGTAGTTATGGGCTTCCATATTTGCTTAAAATATCGATATTTATACATTAGATCAATAGTAAATGTATAATGATTCATTATTTTGTATAGAACGCTTTCTTTTTTCCTACAAAAATGTATCATTTTAATCCTGGATGTTACATTTGTAAGAATGGGCTTACAAGCATAATCCCCGGTTCGCCCTGCTTTCGGTGATTAAAGTTTCTTTTCCATGGCATACGAAGGATAAAAATGACAAATTCCATGATATTTGTCATTTTTATGCACTTGGCATGATTATTGCTACACTAAGTTATAGATGCTGTTTTAAGGCGGCAAAACGGATGTATGGGGAGAAATGTATGAGAAAGATTGCAATCTACGGTAAGGGGGGTATCGGGAAATCCACCACTACCCAAAACACGGTAGCCGCGCTTGCCGAAATGGGGAATAACATGATGGTGGTGGGCTGCGACCCCAAGGCGGACTCGACCCGGCTTTTGCTGAACGGCCTGGCCCAGAAAACGGTGCTGGATACCCTGCGCACCGAAGGTGAGGACCTGGATTTGGATGATGTGGTCAAGGTCGGTTTTAAGGGAACCCGGTGCGTGGAATCCGGCGGACCTGAGCCGGGGGTCGGCTGTGCGGGCCGGGGTATCATTACTTCTATTAACCTCCTGGAACAGCTCGGCGCCTTTGGGGATCAGTACAAACTGGATTACACCTTCTACGATGTCTTGGGGGATGTAGTGTGCGGCGGGTTTGCCATGCCCATACGGGACGGGAAGGCAGAGGAAATCTACATTGTCTGTTCCGGTGAAATGATGGCCATGTACGCGGCCAACAATATCTGTAAGGGGATCATGAAATTTGCTGAAGCCGGGGCAGTGCGCCTGGGGGGGCTTATCTGTAACAGTCGTAAGACCGACCGGGAGGACGAGCTTATCATGGCCCTGGCGGAAAAACTGGGGACCCACATGATCCACTTTGTGCCCCGGGACAATATGGTCCAGAAGGCGGAGATTAATAAGAAAACGGTGATTGATTTTGATCCTACCCTTGGACAGGCCGATGAATACCGGAAGCTTGCTAAATCAATAGAAGAAAACAAGAAGTTTGTCATTCCTAAGCCTCTGGAAATTGCGGATCTGGAAAAGTTGTTAATGGAGTTCGGGATAGCGGACTAAAAACCTTGCGTTTTTTAGTCTTGGAGTTTTAACTTTGTTAAAACTCCACATGTTATATAGATAATATTATTACTGCAATCAACCGGAGGATAATGATGGTAATGATTAGAGCGATAGTGCGGCCTGAAAAGGCGGACTCGGTGATGGCCGCCCTGATGGCGGATGGGTTCCCCGCAGTAACCCGGATGAATGTATCCGGTCGGGGCAAGCAGCGGGGTATCAAGATAGGGGATGTTACCTATGATGAGATCCCCAAGGAACAGTTGCTCATGGTGGTCAAGGATACTGACAAGGATTTTGTTATAAAAAAAATAATGGAAGTAGCCCGGACCGGGAAAGGTTCCTTTGGGGACGGGAAGATATTTGTGTCCCCGGTGGATGAGGTTTACACAGTCAGTTCCGGCCTCAAGGAAGCATCGGACGAAAAGCCGACAGTGGCCCTGGAGGAAACCCCATGAAGGAGGTAATGGCCATAGTCCGGCTCAATATGATGAACCGGACCAAACGCGCCCTGGCGGATGCGGGGATTACCTCCATGCACGCCAAGGAATGTCTTGGCCGGGGAAAGGGGCTGGTGGAGATTCCCATTCTCAATGGCGCTGAGAAGCGCTATGAGGAAATGATGGACGAACTGGGCAGCGCAGGCCGGTTGGTTCCCAAACGGATGATTAGTATTATTGTGCCCAACAAACTGGTTAAGACCGTGGTGGATACCATTATCACGGTAAATAAGACCGGCAAAAGCGGGGACGGTAAAATATTTGTGTTACCCGTGGCAAATGCCCACCGGGTGCGTACCGGAGAATCCGGGGACGAAGTTCTAGACTTATAAGGAGTATCCATGTTACCAGTGCAGGAATTGTCATCTGTGGAGGATTTCAAGGCTAACATTCTTGAAGCCTATCCGCCCAAGATCGCCAAGAAACGGGCCAGGCAGATAATTGTTAATAAAGTTGAAAACACAGAAGATGTGCCCGTGATTATGGCCAACACCAGAACTATTCCGGGGATCATCACTATGCGGGGCTGTGCCTATGCAGGGTGTAAGGGAGTTGTGCTGGGGCCCACCAGGGATATACTTCAGATAACCCACGGTCCTATAGGCTGCGGGTTCTACAGCTGGCTGACTCGGCGGAACCAGACCAGGCCTACTTCAGACCAGGATGAAAACTACATGACCTACGCCATGTCCACGGATTTGCAGGAAGACGAGATAATCTTTGGAGGGGAGAAAAAACTGCGGGCCGCGGTTGAAGAAGCGGTTGCCCTATTTCACCCTAAAGCCATCGGTATCTTTGCCACCTGCCCTGTGGGGCTTATCGGTGACGATGTTCATGCTGTAGCCCGGGCCATGGAAGAAAAGTACCCGGATATTAATATTTTTGCATTTTCCTGTGAGGGGTATAAAGGGGTCAGCCAGTCGGCGGGACACCATGTGGCGAATAACAAGGTTTTTACCGATGTGGTTGGCCAAGATGATACCTTCAGTAAGCCCGGGGAATTTAAATTCAACATCCTGGGTGAGTACAACATAGGAGGAGATGCCTTTGAGATCGAGCGGATTGTGGAAGACTGCGGTCTGACCCTCCACTCCACCTTCAGCGGAAATTCTACCTATCAGGAATTTTCCTCCGCCCATAATGTGGACCTTAATGTGGTTATGTGCCACAGGTCCATCAACTACCTGGCGGAAATGATGGATAAAAAATACGGCATCCCATGGTTTAAGGTAAACTTTGTGGGCGCCGAAGGGACTTCAAAATCCCTGCGGAAGATTGCACAGTTCTACCAGAATGATGATCTGGCCAAAAAAACTGAGGCGGTGATTGAAAGGGAAATGGTGGAAGTGGCAAAGGTTCGGGATGATGTAAAGTCCCGGTGCGAGGGAAAAACTGCGGTACTCTACGTGGGCGGTTCCCGGGCACACCATTACCAGGACCTGCTCCGGGAAATCGGGGTGGTTACCATTTCTGCGGGTTACGAATTTGCCCACCGGGATGACTATGAGGGACGGAAGGTGATGCCCAGCATCACTGTGGATGCCGATTCCCGGAATATCGAGGAACTCAGCGTGGAGGCGGATCCTGCACGGTACAAGCCGAGGATCAGTGCGGAGGAACGGGCCAAGCGGGAGAGCGAAGGTTTTGAGTTCGCTGATTATCACGGCATGATGCCTGATATGGAAGATTCCACCCTGATTATCGATGACTGCAATCACTATGAGTTAGAAGAACTGCTGGATCGATTCCACCCGGATTTGGTCTGCGCAGGGGTTAAGGAAAAATATGTGGTCCAGAAGCGGGGCATACCCATGAAGCAGCTCCACAGCTACGACTATATGGGGCCCTTTGCGGGGTATAAGGGGGCGATCAACTTCTACAAAGAAATTGACCGGCTCCTGAACTGCAATGCTTTTAAATTTACGAAAGCCCCCTGGGATACGGAGCCCGAGCTTTCCGCCACCTACAGTTACAATGATTAAAGGGAGAGAATTATGCTTTTAAGACATACGCCAAAAGAAATATCCGAGCGGAAAGCCCTGACCATAAACCCGGCAAAGACCTGCCAGCCCGTGGGGGCCATGTACGCCGCCCTGGGGATTCACCGCTGCCTGCCCCATAGCCACGGCTCACAGGGATGCTGCGCCTATCACCGGAGCGCCCTGACCCGCCACTATGCGGAGCCCATCATGGCAAGTACCTCGTCCTTCACCGAAGGGGCCTCGGTATTCGGCGGCCAGTCGAATATGCTGGAATCTATCCAGAATATCTTTGCCCTTTACGATCCGGATATCATCGCGGTAAACACCACCTGCCTGTCCGAAGTTATCGGGGACGATCTTAAGCAGATAATCAACCGGGCCATGGGGGACAATAAGATACCCCCGGGGAAAACGGTGATGTACGCCAGTACCCCCAGTTTCAAGGGTTCCCATGTTACAGGTTATGCCAATATGCTTAGCGCTATTGTGCAGAATTTTGCTGTCGCTACTGGAACCAGAAATGATGCGATAACTATTCTGCCCTCCTTTATTGAGCCCAGTGATATGAGCGAAATCAAGCATATTGCCGAGGAAATGGGGATAAAATACATTATGTACCCCGATACCAGCGATGTGGTGAACGCCCCCATGGACGGGAAGTTCCATATGTACCCCAAAGGGGGCACCACAAAGGAACTTATCCGGCAGTCCGGAGATTCACGGCGCGCCATAGCACTTGGCAGGGTGGGGGTATTTCCTGCGGCCCAGCTTTTGGACACCAAGTGTAAGGTTAAGACCGATATTCTCGACCTGCCCATCGGTATCACCGCCACCGACACCTTTGTAGATACCCTGCGGAAAATAGCCGGGGTTACGGTTCCTGAAAGCATCAATGATGAGCGGGGGCGGCTGGTGGATGTGCTGTGCGACAAGGCGCAGTATGTCTACGGGAAAAAGGTTTCCCTCATGGGGGACCCGGACACCCTTTTCGGCCTGGCCCAGTTTTGCAAAGATGCGGGTATGCAGGTGCTCCATGTGGTTACCGGCACCCCTGCAGGGGCCAAGTGGGACCGGCGGGTGAAGGAACTTTTGGGAGATGGAACTATTGTCAAGTCCGGCGCCCAAGCGGACCTGTTCTATCTCCACCAGCTTATGCAGAATGATAAGCCTGATTTGCTTTTCGGGAACACCTATTGCAAGTACATAGCCCGGGATATGGACATCCCCCTGATCCGTACCGCATTCCCGATTTACGACCGTATGGGCCATTCATATTTTCCCATTACCGGTTACCGGGGCGGTCTCCACCTGCTGATCAAGGTTCTTGACGCCTTTATGGACCGCCAGGACCGGGATGCGCCGGAAGAGAAATTCGAACTGGTCATGTGAGACTTTCAAAAGGCGTTGGCGCCTTTTGAAAGTCTCTTGGAGAAAAATTGCTTTGCAATTTTCTCCAGAAATGATTTTACGACTATTGAGGACTATATGGTAGAAGTATTAGCGGCGCGGAAACAACAGGTTCTCGAAAAAGGGAAGGATGTATTCAATATTGAATGCGAAAAGCCCAGTACTGCCGGTTCTGTGAGCCAGCGGGCCTGCGTGTTTTGCGGGTCCCGGGTGGTGTTGTACCCCATTGCGGATGCGGTACACCTTATCCATGGGCCCATAGGCTGCGCGGCCTATACTTGGGAGCTGCGGGGTTCCCTGTCCAGCGGACCAGAGCTTCACCGGCTTAGTTTTTCTACGGATATCCGGGAACATGAAGTTATTTATGGTGGTGAAAAGAAACTCTATGCTGCCTTGAAAGAACTCATCGGCGCCTATAAGCCTAACGCAGCTTTTGTGTACTGTACCTGCATTATCGGCCTTATCGGGGATGATGTGGAGGCGGTGTGTGCAAAAGTCGAAAAGGAAGTGGGTATCCCGGTCATCCCGGTTCACTCCGAAGGTTTCAAGGGTACCAAGAAGGATGGGTATAAGGCTGCCTGTGAAGCGGCGTTTAAGCTTGTCGGAAAGGATGATATCACTCCGGTTTCTAAAACGAGCATTAATATTCTTGGCGAATTTAATCTTGCCGGGGAAACCTGGATCATAAAGGATTACTACAAGCGCATGGGAGTGGAGGTTACTGCCTGCATTACCGGGGACGGAAGGGTGGCGGAGATTGGACGGGCCCACCGGGCCAAGCTCAATGTGGTGCAGTGTTCCGGCTCCATGACCTACCTTGCAAAAATGATGGAAGAAAAGTACGGCATCCCCTATATCCGGGTCTCTTATTTTGGAATAGAAGATATGAGCAAGGCCCTCTACGATGTGGCGGAATATTTTAAGGATGAAACTATTCTGCACAATACCCAGGAGCTGGTGAAGTCCGAGGTGAACGCATTGCTGCCGAAGCTTACGGAATACCGGAAAGATCTGGAGGGGAAAAAAGCCGGGGTCTATGTGGGCGGGTCTTTCAAGGCTTTCTCCATGGTTAAGGCCCTGCGCCATCTGGGTATGGAAACCGTGGTGGTAGGTTCCCAGACCGGCTCCCCGGAGGATTATGAATACCTCAAGGAAATTACCAATGAGGGGACCATCATCCTGGATGACACTAATCCCCTGGAACTTTCGGGATTTATTTTGGAGAAGGGGGCGGATCTCCTGATCGGCGGGGTCAAGGAACGGCCAATTGCCTATAAAATGGGCATTGGTTTCTGCGATCACAACCATGAGCGGAAGGAAGCTCTGGCAGGTTATGAGGGGATGCTCAACTTTGCCCGGGAAGTCCATACATCGGTGACCAGTCCGGTGTGGAAATATTCTCCTGCACGCATTAAGGCTGCGGAAGCTGCCCAGGCTGCGGAAGCTGCCCAGGCTGCGGAAGCTGCCCAGGCTGCGGAAGCTGCCCAGGCTGCGGAAGCTGCCCAGGCTGCGGAAGCTGCCCGAGCTGGGAAGGAAATTTTGGTATGACAGTATCGGTCGCTGAAGAAAACTACACATCTACGCGGAACGCCTGTAAACTTTGTTCACCATTGGGTGCCTGTTTGGTTCTTAGGGGCATTGAGGGCTGCATTCCTCTGATCCACGGGTCCCAGGGCTGCTCGACGTATATACGCCGTTATGGGATAAGCCACTTCAGGGAACCTTTG from Treponema primitia ZAS-2 includes:
- a CDS encoding P-II family nitrogen regulator, whose amino-acid sequence is MKEVMAIVRLNMMNRTKRALADAGITSMHAKECLGRGKGLVEIPILNGAEKRYEEMMDELGSAGRLVPKRMISIIVPNKLVKTVVDTIITVNKTGKSGDGKIFVLPVANAHRVRTGESGDEVLDL
- a CDS encoding nitrogenase component I subunit alpha — translated: MLPVQELSSVEDFKANILEAYPPKIAKKRARQIIVNKVENTEDVPVIMANTRTIPGIITMRGCAYAGCKGVVLGPTRDILQITHGPIGCGFYSWLTRRNQTRPTSDQDENYMTYAMSTDLQEDEIIFGGEKKLRAAVEEAVALFHPKAIGIFATCPVGLIGDDVHAVARAMEEKYPDINIFAFSCEGYKGVSQSAGHHVANNKVFTDVVGQDDTFSKPGEFKFNILGEYNIGGDAFEIERIVEDCGLTLHSTFSGNSTYQEFSSAHNVDLNVVMCHRSINYLAEMMDKKYGIPWFKVNFVGAEGTSKSLRKIAQFYQNDDLAKKTEAVIEREMVEVAKVRDDVKSRCEGKTAVLYVGGSRAHHYQDLLREIGVVTISAGYEFAHRDDYEGRKVMPSITVDADSRNIEELSVEADPARYKPRISAEERAKRESEGFEFADYHGMMPDMEDSTLIIDDCNHYELEELLDRFHPDLVCAGVKEKYVVQKRGIPMKQLHSYDYMGPFAGYKGAINFYKEIDRLLNCNAFKFTKAPWDTEPELSATYSYND
- the nifK gene encoding nitrogenase molybdenum-iron protein subunit beta codes for the protein MLLRHTPKEISERKALTINPAKTCQPVGAMYAALGIHRCLPHSHGSQGCCAYHRSALTRHYAEPIMASTSSFTEGASVFGGQSNMLESIQNIFALYDPDIIAVNTTCLSEVIGDDLKQIINRAMGDNKIPPGKTVMYASTPSFKGSHVTGYANMLSAIVQNFAVATGTRNDAITILPSFIEPSDMSEIKHIAEEMGIKYIMYPDTSDVVNAPMDGKFHMYPKGGTTKELIRQSGDSRRAIALGRVGVFPAAQLLDTKCKVKTDILDLPIGITATDTFVDTLRKIAGVTVPESINDERGRLVDVLCDKAQYVYGKKVSLMGDPDTLFGLAQFCKDAGMQVLHVVTGTPAGAKWDRRVKELLGDGTIVKSGAQADLFYLHQLMQNDKPDLLFGNTYCKYIARDMDIPLIRTAFPIYDRMGHSYFPITGYRGGLHLLIKVLDAFMDRQDRDAPEEKFELVM
- the nifE gene encoding nitrogenase iron-molybdenum cofactor biosynthesis protein NifE; the encoded protein is MVEVLAARKQQVLEKGKDVFNIECEKPSTAGSVSQRACVFCGSRVVLYPIADAVHLIHGPIGCAAYTWELRGSLSSGPELHRLSFSTDIREHEVIYGGEKKLYAALKELIGAYKPNAAFVYCTCIIGLIGDDVEAVCAKVEKEVGIPVIPVHSEGFKGTKKDGYKAACEAAFKLVGKDDITPVSKTSINILGEFNLAGETWIIKDYYKRMGVEVTACITGDGRVAEIGRAHRAKLNVVQCSGSMTYLAKMMEEKYGIPYIRVSYFGIEDMSKALYDVAEYFKDETILHNTQELVKSEVNALLPKLTEYRKDLEGKKAGVYVGGSFKAFSMVKALRHLGMETVVVGSQTGSPEDYEYLKEITNEGTIILDDTNPLELSGFILEKGADLLIGGVKERPIAYKMGIGFCDHNHERKEALAGYEGMLNFAREVHTSVTSPVWKYSPARIKAAEAAQAAEAAQAAEAAQAAEAAQAAEAAQAAEAARAGKEILV